Proteins from one Stenotrophomonas aracearum genomic window:
- a CDS encoding ABC transporter permease codes for MKYFSLIWAQLFRSKTRTLLTLLSVVAAFLLFGMLDSVRVAFSSGGSVEGANRLIVASRLSITQSLPIRLEPQVRQVPGVKDVTSGMWFGGIYQDPKNFFANFSVAPNYFDVYRELQLPPDQLKAFQDTRTGAVVGETLAKEFGWKIGDTIPLQATIFPRGGSNDWPLQLVGVFRSKDRTLAANEERQLMMNWKYFDESNDYIKNQVSWFTVTLDNPDHASRVAQAIDAISANSDHETKTQTESAFQQAFVKQFADIGLIVTSIMGAVFFTLLLLTGNTMAQAVRERVPELATLKTLGFKDSTVLVLVMIEAVLLIGLGGAIGMGLAATILPILSPKTQGLLPPHVPTQTWAMGVALILVIGVVVGLLPALRAKRLKIVDALAGR; via the coding sequence ATGCTCGACTCGGTGCGCGTGGCCTTCAGCTCCGGTGGCAGCGTGGAAGGCGCCAACCGCCTGATCGTGGCCTCGCGCCTGTCCATCACCCAGTCGCTGCCGATCCGCCTGGAACCGCAGGTGCGCCAGGTCCCCGGGGTAAAGGACGTGACCTCGGGCATGTGGTTCGGCGGCATCTACCAGGACCCGAAGAACTTCTTCGCCAACTTCTCGGTGGCGCCGAACTACTTCGACGTGTACCGCGAGCTGCAGCTGCCGCCGGACCAGCTCAAGGCCTTCCAGGACACCCGCACCGGCGCGGTGGTCGGCGAGACCCTGGCCAAGGAATTCGGCTGGAAGATCGGCGACACCATTCCACTGCAGGCCACCATCTTCCCGCGCGGGGGCAGCAACGACTGGCCGCTGCAGCTGGTGGGCGTGTTCCGTTCCAAGGACCGCACCCTGGCGGCCAATGAAGAGCGCCAGTTGATGATGAACTGGAAGTACTTCGACGAGTCCAACGACTACATCAAGAACCAGGTCAGCTGGTTCACGGTCACCCTGGACAACCCGGACCATGCCTCGCGCGTGGCCCAGGCCATCGATGCGATCTCGGCCAACTCCGACCATGAAACCAAGACCCAGACCGAGTCGGCGTTCCAGCAGGCGTTCGTGAAACAGTTCGCCGATATCGGCCTGATCGTCACCTCGATCATGGGCGCGGTGTTCTTCACCCTGCTGCTGCTCACCGGCAACACCATGGCCCAGGCGGTGCGCGAGCGCGTGCCCGAGCTGGCCACGCTGAAGACGCTGGGCTTCAAGGACAGCACGGTGCTGGTGCTGGTGATGATCGAGGCGGTGTTGCTGATCGGGCTTGGCGGTGCAATCGGCATGGGCCTGGCCGCCACCATCCTGCCGATCCTGTCGCCGAAGACACAGGGCCTTCTGCCGCCGCACGTGCCGACCCAGACCTGGGCGATGGGCGTGGCGCTGATCTTGGTCATCGGCGTGGTGGTGGGCCTGCTGCCGGCGCTGCGCGCCAAGCGGCTGAAGATCGTCGACGCCCTGGCGGGCCGCTGA